One window of Sulfurospirillum sp. 1612 genomic DNA carries:
- a CDS encoding flagellar hook-basal body complex protein: MMRSLWAGVSGLQAHQVAMDVEGNNIANVNTAGFKYSRVNFSDLLSQTSQIATAPQGELGGQNPTQVGLGTQVSSITKIFKQGSVETTDKNTDLAIQNDGFFVVSPDGGKTDKFTRNGDFVFDADGNFVDSNGYIVQGWLQDTDTKQIDTNAPIQNITIDPGMTTPANPTSSVTIKANLNSGPSVTNKSLIYQLDSTGANTDGNKEVAAGAPSALDVGTLFDETGTSLALKDGDNFSLIFDNGTPVTTTFTYGTGAGDFQTTEDLRSQIQAAISAQSTGATATVNSSGKFEITNPTGGSSLQVSVVAGSQNNQNLLDIMSPLQGTIPADGSTKITQSLYSATHSSSIDIYDSLGTKHTLQTNFRKISQDSSNSTWEMVISVPDPGEISTLAPKNYLATQITFNSDGSLATPSSLSINYTGNNGSTGNQTISLQMGTSNQFDGMTSFDATSSTTNLTQDGYTGGNLTGIKIDETGTLIGSFSNGRSFGLAQVAMASFANNQGLESVGNGTYIQTSNSGDPIIGQANTGTRGSVQASSLEMSNVDLSRSLTQLIVVQRGFQANSKTITTSDQMLQTLLQLKS, encoded by the coding sequence ATGATGAGATCACTTTGGGCCGGCGTATCCGGACTACAAGCACACCAAGTCGCGATGGATGTTGAAGGTAATAATATTGCCAATGTCAATACGGCAGGTTTTAAATACAGTAGGGTTAATTTTTCAGATTTATTAAGTCAAACATCACAAATTGCCACCGCACCACAAGGTGAACTTGGAGGTCAAAATCCAACACAAGTAGGACTAGGTACTCAAGTCAGCTCTATTACTAAAATTTTTAAACAAGGCTCTGTTGAAACGACTGATAAAAATACCGACCTTGCTATACAAAATGATGGATTTTTTGTTGTCTCTCCTGATGGTGGTAAAACTGATAAATTTACAAGAAATGGTGACTTTGTTTTTGATGCGGATGGAAATTTTGTAGATAGCAATGGATATATTGTTCAAGGATGGCTACAAGATACCGATACCAAACAAATCGATACCAACGCCCCGATACAAAATATTACGATTGACCCAGGAATGACAACTCCCGCCAATCCTACTTCAAGTGTTACGATTAAAGCGAATTTAAATTCCGGTCCTTCTGTCACGAACAAATCCTTGATTTATCAACTTGATTCCACAGGAGCCAATACCGATGGCAATAAAGAAGTCGCAGCAGGAGCACCTTCTGCTTTAGATGTAGGAACCTTATTTGATGAAACCGGTACCTCTCTTGCTTTAAAAGATGGGGATAATTTTAGTTTAATATTTGATAATGGAACACCCGTTACTACGACGTTTACTTATGGTACTGGCGCGGGTGATTTTCAAACGACAGAAGATTTGCGAAGTCAAATCCAAGCAGCTATTAGTGCCCAAAGTACTGGTGCAACAGCAACAGTTAACTCATCAGGAAAATTTGAAATTACAAATCCTACCGGTGGTTCTTCTTTGCAAGTCAGTGTTGTTGCAGGCAGTCAAAATAATCAAAACCTTTTAGATATCATGAGCCCTCTTCAAGGAACCATACCTGCAGATGGCAGCACAAAAATAACACAATCACTTTACTCAGCAACGCACTCATCAAGTATTGATATTTATGATTCATTGGGAACAAAACATACCCTGCAAACCAATTTTAGAAAAATATCACAAGATAGTAGTAATTCAACATGGGAAATGGTGATATCCGTCCCTGACCCTGGTGAAATCAGTACTCTTGCTCCTAAAAATTATCTTGCTACTCAGATTACTTTTAACTCTGATGGCTCACTTGCCACACCTTCCTCTTTAAGTATTAACTATACGGGAAATAATGGTTCAACAGGCAATCAAACCATTTCATTGCAAATGGGAACTTCCAATCAATTTGATGGAATGACCAGTTTTGATGCGACATCTTCTACTACCAATCTAACCCAAGATGGCTATACTGGTGGAAATTTAACCGGTATTAAGATAGATGAAACAGGAACATTAATCGGAAGTTTTAGTAATGGTCGAAGTTTTGGCTTGGCGCAAGTTGCCATGGCCAGTTTTGCAAATAATCAAGGGTTAGAGAGTGTTGGTAATGGTACTTATATTCAAACCTCAAACTCAGGTGATCCTATCATCGGACAAGCAAATACCGGAACTAGAGGAAGCGTACAAGCGAGCTCACTTGAGATGAGTAATGTCGATTTAAGTCGAAGTTTGACACAATTAATCGTCGTACAAAGAGGTTTTCAAGCCAATTCTAAAACCATCACCACCTCAGATCAAATGCTCCAAACACTACTACAACTAAAATCATAA
- the fliK gene encoding flagellar hook-length control protein FliK: MQRLISKGSQGISIVPSAKALEKDTTSVADKTDTKNLSKDFLSILFEQIKTTAKKSTTEETLLHHDTSSMETTNSSNTSLKKPSKSSSELLLGEILNIISSLKENDTQVSFPKFTDTVQSILQKTEIANTSTLLNEVKNVKNVTDLIDLSKKYQLGLEHIKLTHEKVETLQKDFPKLDIKQFFELTNQTNQTEKKVALKTTTHTTTTQQTQHMTDTKKIEPTEKPLTRVSITTKQSQHIVQNHIKESVSSPLAQSLQILRDTSKPHVQITQQSLQETTSKSTKTPKNILQTLLRHSEDIKQPIAVSNHPKENMTTTKEHTAFMVFNKDHENTIKSHETVKISDYLKPSETSTPKQSSSTQNTQQNDHKTLTYASKNIQDIVKPSEATLSKIPAHDVQNKQKITQEAVVTKPPVDALLSQHVNSKPHITINTDMLNALALRTTQMSQTTSHTQTQDKKVEPLSGDKLGSVKIDIKNHIPQEISKTDKALPLRESFNQFASDLKEKMEHYKPPIMKLQLSLNPKNLGSVDVTLLHRGNNLHVNITSNTNTMALFTQNQTEFKNSLVSMGFSNLEMNFSDQGQSKHDQGKQGNKQQRSTFESIQNQSSHDGTLELIVPQYV; this comes from the coding sequence ATGCAACGTTTAATATCAAAAGGAAGTCAAGGAATCAGTATCGTACCTTCTGCAAAAGCATTAGAAAAAGATACCACTTCTGTGGCGGATAAAACCGATACTAAAAACCTTTCCAAAGATTTTTTATCTATCCTTTTTGAACAAATCAAAACGACTGCAAAAAAATCAACCACAGAAGAAACCCTACTCCATCATGATACATCATCCATGGAGACAACAAACAGTAGTAACACCTCTTTAAAAAAACCATCAAAATCAAGCAGTGAGCTTTTATTAGGAGAGATTCTTAATATCATCAGCTCGCTGAAAGAAAACGATACCCAAGTGTCCTTTCCAAAATTTACAGATACCGTACAATCAATACTTCAAAAAACTGAAATTGCCAATACCTCAACACTCTTAAACGAAGTCAAAAACGTCAAAAATGTTACCGATTTGATTGACCTATCAAAAAAATACCAATTAGGTTTGGAACATATAAAATTAACCCACGAGAAAGTGGAAACCTTGCAAAAAGATTTTCCTAAACTCGATATCAAACAATTTTTTGAACTCACAAATCAAACAAATCAAACAGAGAAAAAAGTAGCGTTGAAAACGACAACGCATACGACAACAACGCAACAAACGCAACACATGACAGATACAAAAAAGATAGAACCAACAGAAAAACCTTTAACGCGTGTATCAATCACGACAAAGCAATCCCAGCATATCGTTCAAAATCATATCAAAGAAAGCGTGAGTAGTCCACTAGCACAAAGTTTACAAATCTTGCGGGATACCTCAAAACCTCATGTCCAAATCACGCAGCAATCCTTGCAAGAAACAACATCAAAAAGCACAAAAACACCCAAAAATATATTGCAAACCTTACTCCGTCACAGTGAAGATATAAAGCAACCTATTGCTGTTTCAAATCATCCAAAAGAAAACATGACAACCACTAAAGAGCATACGGCTTTTATGGTCTTTAACAAAGATCATGAAAATACAATAAAATCTCATGAGACTGTTAAAATTTCTGATTATTTAAAACCATCAGAAACATCGACACCAAAGCAATCTAGCTCAACACAAAATACCCAACAAAATGACCATAAAACTCTCACTTATGCTAGTAAAAATATTCAAGATATTGTAAAGCCATCAGAAGCAACACTCAGTAAAATACCCGCTCATGATGTTCAAAATAAACAAAAAATAACGCAAGAAGCAGTCGTGACAAAACCACCCGTTGATGCTTTGCTATCACAACATGTGAACAGTAAACCACATATCACAATCAATACCGATATGCTCAACGCTTTAGCATTGCGTACAACACAAATGTCACAAACGACATCTCACACACAGACTCAAGATAAAAAAGTTGAACCACTTAGTGGTGACAAACTAGGCTCCGTGAAGATTGATATTAAAAATCACATTCCCCAAGAGATAAGCAAAACAGACAAAGCGCTCCCACTAAGAGAGAGTTTCAATCAATTTGCATCTGATTTAAAAGAGAAAATGGAACACTACAAGCCACCGATTATGAAATTGCAACTCTCTTTAAATCCAAAAAATTTAGGCAGTGTTGATGTGACCTTACTGCATCGCGGTAATAATTTGCATGTTAATATTACATCCAACACCAATACAATGGCACTATTTACACAAAACCAAACGGAATTTAAAAATTCGCTTGTTTCTATGGGATTTTCAAATTTGGAGATGAATTTTTCAGATCAAGGTCAAAGTAAACACGACCAAGGAAAACAAGGCAATAAACAACAAAGAAGCACTTTTGAAAGTATTCAAAATCAATCAAGCCATGATGGCACATTGGAACTCATCGTTCCACAATATGTATAA
- a CDS encoding FlgD immunoglobulin-like domain containing protein, translating into MATSTITADTTGLTGVSSTLNSASSSSSTTATNPNSVLDKDSFMTLLLTELQYQDPTSPMDTEKILTQTSQLATLESADNTNAALAELTTQLSNSQNYNAISAIGKMASLGSNTISLPDSGGTQFDVYFPNEIESGTLTISDLNGNIVKSVDLSNQAGNAGNISFNWDGTDSMGKALPAGSYSVTADYTDASGAAMQTQYGIFPVDSVKYDSGTVTMKLGNSYVPMSNIKEFF; encoded by the coding sequence ATGGCAACCAGTACAATAACAGCAGATACCACAGGCTTAACCGGGGTTAGTAGCACATTAAACAGTGCTAGCAGCAGTAGCTCTACAACGGCAACCAATCCAAATTCAGTACTTGATAAAGATTCATTTATGACCCTGCTGTTGACCGAATTGCAATATCAAGATCCAACCAGTCCTATGGATACAGAAAAAATCTTGACCCAAACATCACAACTGGCAACACTAGAATCTGCCGACAATACAAACGCGGCATTGGCAGAATTAACCACACAACTTAGTAATTCACAAAATTACAATGCCATATCAGCAATCGGCAAGATGGCAAGTCTTGGCAGTAATACTATCTCACTTCCCGATAGTGGTGGAACACAATTTGATGTCTATTTTCCTAATGAAATTGAATCAGGGACCCTTACCATTAGTGACTTAAATGGCAATATTGTCAAATCTGTTGATTTGTCTAATCAAGCAGGCAATGCTGGAAATATTTCTTTTAACTGGGATGGAACAGATTCAATGGGTAAAGCGCTCCCTGCAGGGAGTTACAGCGTTACTGCTGATTATACTGATGCTTCAGGTGCAGCGATGCAAACACAATATGGTATCTTTCCGGTTGACTCAGTAAAATATGATTCAGGAACGGTTACTATGAAATTAGGAAATTCCTATGTTCCAATGAGTAATATCAAAGAGTTTTTTTAA
- a CDS encoding RDD family protein has protein sequence MKWRDVKKGNIPKKKVQNTIPNIAPIVNRIKAFLTDSFMIFMPICYFVIYIILGSREAFQTHMLYGWAYVLIPHYIITTLFLYYKGQTPGYKAYEIKLLTQQGKPVTLGQISGRYLLFTLSIAIFPLLFIPFFRGDKKMLHDLITKTYPASIATT, from the coding sequence ATGAAATGGCGTGATGTCAAAAAGGGAAATATTCCTAAGAAAAAAGTACAAAATACCATCCCAAACATCGCTCCAATAGTCAATAGAATCAAAGCATTTTTAACCGATTCTTTCATGATATTTATGCCCATTTGTTATTTTGTCATTTATATTATCTTAGGCTCACGAGAAGCGTTTCAAACGCACATGCTCTATGGTTGGGCCTATGTCTTGATACCTCATTATATTATCACGACGCTATTTCTCTATTATAAGGGTCAAACTCCGGGTTACAAAGCCTATGAAATAAAACTGTTAACCCAACAAGGCAAGCCCGTCACATTGGGACAAATCAGCGGGAGGTATCTCCTTTTTACACTGAGTATCGCTATCTTTCCCCTGCTTTTTATACCATTTTTTCGCGGGGATAAAAAAATGCTTCATGATCTCATCACAAAGACTTATCCCGCTTCTATCGCTACAACGTAG
- the thyX gene encoding FAD-dependent thymidylate synthase, which produces MKVTLQQHTSLEVCASAIRTCWQSFDKSDNGGEKDRELIDRVGNKFKHASTLEHLVYTFYIQGISRALLQELARHRIASLSVKSTRYTLKELKAEECFVSGDFDRAEKYLVLTGVEMVDNMSIAALENLRLVLKEGISNDKAKYCLPESYKTELTWTINARSLQNFINLRSSKSALWEIQNLAQELYENLPSDHQYLFTCAKL; this is translated from the coding sequence ATGAAAGTAACACTACAACAACATACATCACTAGAAGTTTGTGCTAGCGCCATCAGAACCTGTTGGCAAAGTTTTGATAAAAGCGACAATGGCGGCGAAAAAGATCGAGAACTCATTGATCGAGTGGGTAATAAATTCAAACACGCTTCTACATTAGAACATCTTGTTTATACTTTTTATATCCAAGGTATTTCAAGAGCACTGCTACAAGAGCTTGCACGACACCGAATTGCTTCTTTGTCTGTCAAAAGCACGCGTTATACCCTAAAAGAATTAAAAGCTGAGGAATGCTTTGTGAGTGGAGATTTTGATCGCGCAGAAAAATACCTCGTCTTAACCGGTGTTGAGATGGTCGATAATATGAGTATTGCCGCACTTGAAAATCTAAGATTGGTTTTAAAAGAGGGAATTAGCAATGATAAAGCGAAGTATTGTTTACCGGAGAGTTACAAAACAGAACTCACCTGGACCATCAATGCCAGAAGTTTGCAAAATTTCATCAATCTAAGAAGTAGTAAATCTGCTCTTTGGGAAATACAAAATTTAGCACAAGAATTGTATGAAAACCTACCAAGTGATCACCAATATCTTTTTACATGTGCTAAACTCTAA
- the typA gene encoding translational GTPase TypA has product MQEFRNIAVIAHVDHGKTTLVDELLKQSGTFTEHQKVDERVMDSNALEKERGITILSKNTAIMYKHYKINIIDTPGHADFGGEVERVLKMVDGVLLLVDAQEGVMPQTKFVVKKALSLGLKPIVVINKIDKPAADPDRVVDEVFDLLVALGASEEQLDFPVVYAAAKEGFAKYNMEDEDKNLEPLFETILNSVPVPTGSVENPLQVQVFTLDYDNYVGKIGIARIFNGTIKRNQTVMLAKANGEQLKGRISKLIGFKGLDRVDIEEATSGDIVAIAGFEALDVGDSVVDPNNPMPLDVLHIEEPTLSVVFGVNDSPFAGTEGKYVTSNKLDERLDAEMKTNIAMRYENAGEGKFKVSGRGELQITILAENMRREGFEFSLGRPEVIIKVENGVKLEPYEHLVVDVPDDFTGTVIEKLGRKKAEMKAMNPTGDGQTRIEFEIPARGLIGFRGQFLTDTKGEGVMNHSFLEFRPLSGEVEHRKNGALISMENGVALGYSLFNLQDRGALFIEPQVKVYGGMIIGEHSRPNDLDVNPIKGKAQSNVRSSGADEAIKLVPPRKMNLELALEWIENDELVEVTPVNIRMRKRILDPTKRKRAAK; this is encoded by the coding sequence TTGCAAGAATTTAGAAATATTGCTGTTATAGCGCACGTTGATCATGGAAAAACGACATTAGTTGATGAATTATTAAAACAATCAGGAACATTTACGGAACATCAAAAAGTTGATGAACGGGTGATGGATAGCAATGCGCTTGAAAAAGAAAGAGGCATTACCATCCTTTCTAAAAATACAGCGATTATGTATAAACACTACAAAATTAACATTATCGACACTCCCGGCCATGCCGATTTTGGTGGAGAAGTGGAACGTGTTTTAAAAATGGTTGATGGGGTTTTGCTACTTGTTGATGCCCAAGAAGGGGTCATGCCTCAGACAAAATTCGTGGTCAAAAAAGCACTCTCATTGGGCTTGAAACCAATCGTTGTCATTAACAAAATCGATAAACCAGCAGCGGATCCAGATCGTGTTGTCGATGAGGTTTTTGACCTTCTCGTCGCTCTTGGTGCATCTGAAGAACAGCTTGATTTCCCAGTAGTGTATGCTGCAGCAAAAGAGGGTTTTGCAAAATATAATATGGAAGATGAAGACAAAAATCTTGAACCATTATTTGAAACAATTTTAAATTCTGTTCCTGTTCCTACCGGTTCTGTCGAAAATCCACTGCAAGTACAAGTCTTCACGCTTGATTATGATAATTATGTCGGAAAAATCGGTATTGCACGAATTTTTAATGGTACCATTAAAAGAAACCAAACCGTAATGCTTGCCAAAGCAAATGGAGAGCAACTCAAAGGTAGAATATCAAAACTTATTGGATTTAAAGGCTTAGATCGTGTGGATATTGAAGAAGCCACGAGTGGTGATATTGTAGCGATTGCAGGTTTTGAAGCCTTAGATGTAGGCGATAGTGTTGTTGATCCTAATAATCCAATGCCACTAGATGTCCTCCATATTGAAGAGCCGACGCTCTCTGTTGTGTTTGGTGTTAATGATTCACCATTTGCCGGTACAGAAGGAAAATACGTCACTTCAAACAAACTGGACGAACGACTTGATGCAGAGATGAAAACTAACATTGCCATGCGATATGAAAATGCAGGTGAGGGTAAATTTAAAGTTTCAGGAAGAGGAGAGTTACAAATCACAATCTTGGCTGAAAATATGAGACGTGAAGGTTTTGAATTTTCACTCGGTCGCCCTGAAGTTATCATTAAAGTTGAAAATGGTGTCAAACTTGAGCCATACGAACACTTAGTCGTTGATGTACCTGATGATTTTACCGGTACGGTTATCGAGAAATTGGGTCGTAAAAAAGCAGAAATGAAAGCGATGAATCCTACCGGTGATGGACAAACCAGAATCGAATTTGAAATCCCAGCTCGTGGATTGATCGGCTTTAGAGGGCAATTTTTGACCGACACCAAAGGAGAAGGGGTGATGAACCATTCATTTTTGGAATTCCGTCCATTAAGTGGTGAAGTGGAACACCGAAAAAATGGTGCATTGATTTCGATGGAAAATGGGGTTGCTCTTGGATATTCCCTCTTTAATCTACAAGATCGTGGTGCTTTATTTATCGAACCACAAGTGAAAGTGTATGGCGGGATGATTATCGGAGAACATTCACGTCCAAATGACCTTGATGTCAATCCTATCAAAGGAAAAGCTCAAAGTAATGTCAGAAGTAGTGGTGCTGATGAAGCGATTAAATTGGTTCCACCTCGAAAGATGAATTTAGAATTAGCATTGGAATGGATTGAAAATGATGAACTTGTCGAAGTCACTCCGGTTAATATCCGAATGAGAAAACGCATCCTTGATCCAACAAAAAGAAAAAGAGCTGCCAAGTAA
- a CDS encoding flagellar hook protein FlgE produces the protein MNTSFYNGLSGLNSFQSGVDVLADNIANVNTVGFKGSSAEFSTVFSKALSSNGMEVSNEIGMGSTLDATALDTSQGALQTTDNVFDLALNSEGWFGVQNSSNQINYTRSGSFDVDASGYLTDASGNYLLGTLGNNITPTTLDQATRDAYGSTLGDSSLSLADAYAISNIDDIPLGSVSSQSKIQLPDLLYFPASPTTNVSYHANLDPTITLDNLGQEIPNVEHFSSTVISPSGENGTLDMTFTKRVPQPTTGTTWDADIKILGPAQTYDATSTYDPTQYDIDAAAKKVYPIVDSKTGVLTFDSDGKLSSSTVPVLSNGGVPLTLDLGAVGTYDGLFSSADFSTGSSEKHDGYEDGLLKDYGMDNNGNVVAEFTNGKSIPIAKIAVYHFQNDQGLEQVGNSLFSASQNSGNPIFYTDSSGKPILGSQISSKKLESSNVSLSTALTELIVMQKAFDASSKSITTSDELIQNAINMKK, from the coding sequence ATGAATACATCATTTTATAATGGCTTATCCGGTCTCAACTCATTTCAATCAGGAGTTGACGTTTTAGCCGATAATATTGCCAATGTCAACACCGTAGGATTTAAAGGAAGTAGTGCAGAATTTTCCACGGTGTTTTCAAAAGCTTTATCTTCCAACGGGATGGAAGTATCTAATGAAATCGGCATGGGGTCAACGCTTGATGCCACTGCATTAGATACCTCACAAGGTGCCCTTCAGACAACGGATAATGTTTTTGATTTGGCATTAAATTCTGAAGGATGGTTTGGTGTTCAAAACAGTAGCAATCAAATAAATTATACAAGATCTGGCTCTTTTGATGTTGATGCATCTGGATATTTGACTGACGCAAGTGGTAACTATCTTTTGGGAACGCTGGGTAATAACATCACACCAACAACGCTAGATCAAGCGACACGTGATGCTTATGGCTCAACCCTCGGTGATTCCTCTCTCTCTTTGGCAGATGCTTATGCTATATCAAATATTGATGATATTCCTCTAGGAAGTGTCTCCTCACAATCAAAAATACAATTACCAGATTTGCTTTATTTTCCAGCATCTCCGACAACAAATGTCTCCTATCATGCCAATTTAGACCCGACTATCACCCTCGATAATTTGGGTCAAGAAATTCCGAATGTTGAACATTTTTCCTCAACGGTTATCTCCCCATCTGGTGAGAATGGAACCTTGGATATGACATTTACCAAAAGAGTGCCCCAGCCAACCACAGGTACTACCTGGGATGCAGATATCAAAATATTAGGGCCTGCACAAACCTATGATGCGACATCAACTTATGATCCAACACAATATGATATCGATGCCGCTGCCAAAAAAGTTTATCCGATTGTTGATTCTAAAACGGGTGTGTTAACATTTGATTCTGATGGGAAATTATCAAGTTCAACAGTTCCTGTATTGTCCAATGGTGGGGTTCCTCTGACCCTTGATTTAGGAGCAGTAGGCACGTATGATGGACTCTTTTCAAGCGCTGATTTCAGCACAGGAAGTTCTGAAAAGCATGATGGTTATGAAGATGGATTATTAAAAGATTATGGCATGGATAACAATGGCAATGTCGTTGCTGAATTTACCAATGGGAAAAGCATTCCTATTGCAAAAATTGCCGTGTATCATTTTCAAAATGATCAAGGATTAGAACAAGTAGGAAATAGCCTCTTTAGTGCTTCACAAAACAGTGGTAATCCTATCTTTTATACTGATAGTAGTGGTAAGCCCATCTTAGGCAGTCAAATCAGTTCCAAGAAACTTGAAAGTAGCAATGTAAGTCTTTCTACTGCACTCACAGAGCTTATTGTCATGCAAAAAGCATTTGATGCCAGTTCTAAAAGTATCACAACCAGTGATGAGTTAATCCAAAATGCGATTAATATGAAAAAGTAG
- a CDS encoding MFS transporter, whose translation MKLFFKISSFYFFYFTLVAIYIIFLPKILQTLGYSSFQIGFIFSLGPLMRFLLPFFFLNKIQLTLKIFYGSLLLSLISALLFYITIQNCYLFIIPNILLGVSFAVILPYVETHALTYLKKEKYGKSRLYGSLGFMLCGLILARELTTYTIGLHYFLMASILVVIFGFSIAAQERTETMKEKKEGKFEFKKAIYIWISLFLLQVAMGFFYNFFTIYETAHGISLETVSYLWTFSIICEIMIFYFQSPLFQKFNLLMIIKISLVMTIIRWLLLYLFPDSIMISYLSQSLHIFSFALNHTAAISYLYATYEDKKLSSQFYYGFSFGLGGFTGSLIAGSLYGKNLFLYAALITLASLIFVFFQKDQKLIEPKQNF comes from the coding sequence ATGAAACTATTTTTTAAAATTTCTTCTTTTTACTTTTTCTATTTTACGTTGGTTGCGATTTATATCATTTTTTTGCCAAAAATTCTGCAAACATTGGGATATAGTAGTTTTCAAATTGGCTTTATCTTTTCACTCGGCCCATTGATGCGATTTTTGTTGCCATTTTTCTTTTTGAACAAGATACAACTCACCTTAAAAATATTTTATGGTAGTTTGTTGCTATCGCTTATATCAGCACTTCTTTTTTATATTACCATACAAAATTGCTATCTTTTTATCATTCCTAACATTCTCCTTGGTGTCTCATTTGCCGTCATATTGCCTTATGTTGAAACCCATGCACTCACCTATCTCAAAAAGGAGAAATATGGCAAATCGAGACTTTATGGTTCACTAGGATTTATGTTGTGTGGATTAATCTTGGCGCGTGAACTCACAACCTATACTATCGGATTGCACTATTTTTTAATGGCGAGTATATTGGTCGTTATCTTTGGTTTTTCTATTGCAGCACAAGAGCGCACTGAGACAATGAAAGAGAAAAAAGAGGGTAAATTTGAATTCAAAAAAGCCATTTATATTTGGATTAGTCTGTTTTTATTACAAGTTGCTATGGGATTTTTTTATAATTTTTTTACGATATATGAAACGGCTCACGGCATCTCTTTAGAGACCGTCAGCTATTTGTGGACTTTTTCAATCATCTGTGAAATCATGATTTTTTATTTTCAATCTCCCCTCTTCCAAAAATTTAATCTCTTAATGATTATCAAAATCTCGCTGGTCATGACAATCATCCGGTGGTTGCTTTTGTATCTCTTTCCAGATTCCATCATGATATCGTACCTCTCACAATCACTTCATATCTTTAGTTTTGCATTAAATCACACCGCAGCGATTAGCTATCTTTATGCCACCTACGAGGACAAAAAGCTCTCCTCACAATTTTATTATGGATTTTCATTTGGATTAGGTGGATTTACAGGTTCGTTGATTGCAGGGTCTCTTTATGGTAAAAATCTCTTTTTATACGCCGCTCTTATTACCTTGGCTTCCTTAATATTTGTATTCTTTCAAAAAGACCAAAAACTTATTGAGCCAAAACAAAATTTCTAA
- a CDS encoding flagellar basal body-associated FliL family protein → MKKIRIVQVSVTIVVLVFVAYYMVQYFQKSKQVNATFSGGFGHSATSNMSKRSTYGSDPTEVALDGILINLKSGQYRYMKADMTFKMKDQADKDLLEKNMKKVRDLILRYSSSLDSSQLSREPEREAYKKELKKLIYQTLGFDVQNIYFRNFVLAQ, encoded by the coding sequence ATGAAGAAAATCAGAATTGTGCAAGTGTCCGTGACAATTGTCGTTCTTGTGTTTGTAGCCTACTATATGGTGCAATATTTTCAAAAAAGCAAACAAGTCAATGCGACGTTTTCTGGAGGATTTGGACATTCAGCCACATCAAATATGTCGAAACGTTCTACTTATGGTAGTGACCCGACAGAGGTGGCACTTGATGGGATTTTGATTAATCTAAAAAGTGGACAATATCGATATATGAAAGCGGATATGACCTTTAAGATGAAAGATCAAGCGGATAAAGATTTGCTTGAAAAAAATATGAAAAAAGTAAGAGATTTAATACTCAGATACAGCTCTTCATTGGATAGTTCACAGCTTTCGAGAGAGCCTGAGAGGGAAGCATATAAAAAAGAGCTCAAAAAACTCATCTATCAAACATTGGGTTTTGATGTGCAAAATATCTATTTTAGAAATTTTGTTTTGGCTCAATAA
- the tpx gene encoding thiol peroxidase produces the protein MATTKFKGEAVELLGTQINVGDKAPEVTVVNADGLGDVVVGGAQGTKQLLIVVPSLDTGVCATETRNFNAKVADLEGVKPTVISLDLPFASGRFCSAEGIDKLTVTSDFRNKDFANAYGVLLGGSVLAGVTCRAIFVIDEKGIVTYKEIVPEITAEPDYDAALAAVK, from the coding sequence ATGGCAACAACTAAATTCAAAGGCGAAGCTGTAGAATTATTAGGAACACAAATCAATGTCGGTGATAAAGCACCCGAAGTCACTGTCGTCAATGCAGATGGTCTTGGAGACGTAGTCGTTGGTGGCGCACAAGGTACCAAACAACTACTGATCGTCGTTCCATCACTAGATACTGGCGTCTGTGCCACAGAAACTCGTAACTTTAATGCTAAAGTTGCAGATCTTGAAGGTGTTAAACCAACCGTTATTTCTCTTGATCTTCCATTTGCATCAGGAAGATTCTGTTCTGCTGAGGGAATTGATAAATTAACCGTTACGTCTGATTTTAGAAATAAAGATTTTGCCAATGCTTATGGCGTTCTCTTAGGAGGTTCTGTTTTAGCAGGTGTTACCTGTCGTGCTATTTTTGTTATTGATGAAAAAGGTATCGTAACATATAAAGAAATCGTTCCTGAAATTACTGCTGAACCAGATTATGATGCAGCACTTGCGGCCGTAAAATAA